In Capra hircus breed San Clemente chromosome 5, ASM170441v1, whole genome shotgun sequence, the DNA window CTCAGGATGTGCCTGGTCTGCAGGCAGTGAGGCCTGGGGCCCCTTCGATTTGAAGGTACAGATATGCCGTGAGTGGTTCTCAAGGGCTCCCCAGCAGTGCCTCTGGGAGGGGCTGGGCTCTAGGTGCCAGCCCTTGGGCACGCACGCTCTTCATCCAGAGCAGCTTTGGGCCTCTCTAGGTAGACTGTGGGCATCCAGGGGGAACTTGTCCCCACAAGGCTCCCACCCCTAAAACTCCCAGACCTGGACTCTCAAAGGAACCCTCAGCCGTCTCAAGGCTCCGTGGGACTGCAGATAGACGTGTCCCCTCGTCCTCCCCGGTCCAGTTCTCTGGGCGGCTGCAGCCAGGTTGGGGGTGGGCTCAGGTGGCCGCCCCTCACAGAAGAGCTGCAGGCCTCCGGCTAGACCACGGGTCAGTCAGGGATTAAGCCGGGAAGCCTGTGCTGGCTGAGCTTAGAGCAGCGCGGCCGAGGCTCACTgacttttctctgtctctccctctccccgtCCCTCCCTCTCTCACTGCCCGCCCCTCCCTGACTCTGGTCCGGGCCTGGCCGCCTCCTTCCTCGGGGTCTCTCCTGCTCCGGGTCTGGCCGGCCTCTCTGTtctcacctgggcttccctgcacTCCTCGAACTCtgacccccccccacctcctctccctctgtgGGTGGGGAGCGTGGGAGACGTGCCCTTGAACCTCCCCGGTTCCTCGGTCTTTTTTCccgtctcctcctccccacccgccCTCTCCGCCCACGTGGGCTGCCTGGCCCTGTGCCCACCCCAGCCTTCTGGGCCTTCCTCTGGTTCGTGGGCTTCTGCTTCCTGGCCAACCAGTGGCAGGTCTCCGAGCCCAAGGACAACCCGCTGAACGAGGGGACGGACGCGGCCCGGgccgccatcgccttctccttcttctccatCTTCACGTGGGTGAGTACGCTGTCCAGCCAGCCCACACCTGCCCGCCCCAGCCGGGCTCCCGGGTGGGTGGCCTTTGAGCACAGCCAGGGTCTCTGTTCTGCTTCCCGCCTCAATGCACACGGCGGGGCTGCTCCCTGAGGAGGGAGACCGCTGCCTTTTGCCAGCCAGGACAGTCGGGGGTGATAGCAGACCCTGGCTCTGGTGCAGGGCACCCTTCCTGTGGAAACAGCTTCCCCTCCTAACCACTCTGGTCATTGGGTGGTAGTTATTTACTGTTCCCTTCTACAGATGAGAGGTTGAGGCCTAGATGGGAAGATAAGGCTTTGAGGTTCAAGGCTGAGAAAGAGCAGAGGCTgagagtcaggagacctgggttgaatcttGGGGCTTCTCCTAATTTTCTGGGCCTCTGCcttcctgtctgtaaaatggggagattgGGTTTGCAGTGGGCTGTCACAAACACAGGTGCCCATCTGGCAGGCAGAATGAGAGAAGGCATGAGTGGACCGGGCGGCAGGTGTTCAGCATCCTGAAAAGGTCTACCCAGGCCCTGTTCTGAGCAGGACTGGGGACCCACAGAGGCCAGGGCTTCTGGTTTTCCCAGGGAGGCCAGGAATCTGAACTTCTATGTGGATTCTGATCTTTGTgtgttaaaaatacatatatatttgaccTCTACATGTATATGTAGGTCAAAAAAAGCATGTCTCTGGGCGCCCCTGGCCAGAGGTCGCCCCCTTTGTGGATTTTGGATCTGGTGGTCTCGTGCGCCAGTTGGTATGGCAGCGTGACTGTCCCCTCCTCCCACTGGCTCCCTGTCCTCTCAACATGTTTTTTCTTCTCCCGTCTCCCTCCTGCAGATATCTTGGGTCATGTAggctcccttcccccttcccaagggttctcccttcccctcccgcaTCCCCCTCCCGTCCAGGCCTTCGAGCTGTCCTCAGCCTTCTGCAAGAAGCCCCCCCGGCGCTGTATATAGGCACCAGCGCCGGCCACTTCTGTGAGACCATGCTGCAGCCAGCCTTCCCTGTTCCCCTCCTGGGCCCATCCTGGCCAGATTTCTTCTTTTTGTGGACACCTAGACATCCCTTTTCCCCTGGGGCGGGGCTTGCAGAGGAGGAGTGAGTGAGTGGTCACCGGGACTTCCAGGGGCGGAGTCTGAATGGCTGACTGACAGGTGCCAACCTGCCCCCTGAAGCCAACCTCCCTGATGGCGCCTCTGCCTGCCCCCTCATCTTCCGCGCCGGCCTCACCCCTGCTCTCTCCTGGCAGAGCCTGACCGCAGCCTTGGCCGTGCGGAGATTCAAGGACCTTACCTTCCAGGAGGAATACAACACGCTGTTTCCCGCCTCGGCACAGCCGTAGGCCTGCACAGCTTCCAGAAGCAGGAAGCCCTAAGTATATGCTCAGTGGCAAGGTTGAAGGGCAGCCCACTGCCTGGACCAGCCAAGATGCCAGGGTGTGCAGGGTAGCGGAAGGCTGGCTAGAGGGGCCAGTTAAGGCTCACCACTTCTCATCACCTCCTTTGTTGATTCTTCATGTGTGtgttcattcagtaaacatttattgagcaactgTTCTGTGCCTAGTGATGAATCACAGGTGGTTCCTGGCCCCAGGAGCGCACAGGCTGGGGATGGGAAGAAAGACAAACCAAAATCTCTCTGAAATGCACTGCCACAGGCTGGAGGTGGCTCCATAAGGGCTGAGAGGCCCTCCCACAGCTGCAATACGAAGGTCAATTTTACAGTCCCAGTGGAGGCTGGCTGCCAGAAGGGGCCTGGCCTAGCACAGCAGGGGACTCCTGGTCTGACTCTGCTCACGTGTGCTGTGGGACCCTTGGCAGAGCCATGcaccactctgtgcctcagtctgcCTCCCTGGATTGAGAAGTGATAATGAACCAACCTCTCAGGGCTGTTGTGCAGATGAAACGAAGGTTGGCACAGGGCTTGGCAcagagatgctcaataaatgtcagttcttttgttcattcattcattctctccaAGGAGTCAGGGACACCTTCATAACTTCTTCTTTGGGAGTGATTCCTGTGTGGTGAATCCCTGATCTTCCAAAGGACCTTGGCCTCCAGTCCTGCACAGGTTCGCTCCTTGGGGCCCTCAGCAGCCCTGGAACACAGACTGGCCCCCAGGGCAAAGCCCTGCGCAGTGGAGATGCCACAGAGAGTGCGCCTGCTCTGAAGAAGCAGAGCCAGGTGGACCACTAGGTCCCTGGGCTCTGAACAGAACTCCCAGCTTCACCTCTGCACCCAGGCCCAGCAGGGGCCCACACCCCTCCACGGTTCCTGTCTGTGGCTCTTTGAACTGGATGGCTCAGAGAGTCCTTAACTCAGCTGGGTTAAAGGAGTGACTGCAGAGATAGCACTAGCTGCCTGTAGCCAGAGTCCCGCCTTGGAAGGGTCTGCAAAGGTCATCGGCTCCAGGCCTCTGCCTCCGTGCAGGACAGCAGTAGAGCCAGGGAGCTCGGGAGGACCATGTCTGCAGAAATTCCTCTCAGGAACTGATTCATCCAGTCCCTTTGTGCTCTTGTGGACTCGCTGATGGCTCAAGGGGGCTGGAGACGTGGTCCCtaccctgggtgggggaggggcttcccatctcccttccccagGCCCCTGCATCTGAGCACCCTGTAGCCAGGACCTCATAGTAACATCATGGAAAATACGAAAGGCCGCTCCTGATTTCCTCGGCCTACCTCCTTGAGGTCTGGTCTGCCTTTTCCAGGCCCCTGGCACATTGCCCCTGCCTCTCACCTGTTGGTCCTCTCAGGTTCCTGGTTGACTTAGTGCCTTGTCAACTGGCTGATCAAAAGGAAGGAGATGGGGAGGGCCCTGGCCTAGGAAGGGGCAGGACCCCTATGTTCAGATCtgggttctggcactgactctgCCATGAGGCCCCCTTTTCTAGGCCTCAGTCTTCCTGGCCCCCACACAGAAGTATGTAGAACATAAGCATTTTCCCATCACAGGCAGATGAccttggttgggaagacctcTGGAGAAGGCTTTCAGCGTAAACCTGTAAACACTCTCTTTTAATGACAGGCTTAACTTATTCCCTAGCTTGGTGTGATCAGTTTCATTGTCCTTAATAATAATGTAATTGCTTTTACTTAAAAAGGGTTTCCCACCTATGTGTATATGCTGTAGACAAGTCTTTCCCAACTGAGTTGTATGTAAAAAGGGCTTCAGTGGTCAGATAAGTGGTTGCTTGCTTGGGGATCCCAGCATACATGAAATAATCAGAGCTCTGATGACTCCTGTGTTCCTCTGTTTAACTCAGTTTCCCAAACTTATTTGATTAAGCATTTCAGTTAGAATTAGGTTCAGCAGCAAATGACAGAAATCACAAATGACAGTGGTCTAAAAAAAGTCTAAGTCTGGGAAGACAGTCCAGGGCTGGCATAAGTGACTCCAGAAGTCTTTAGTGACTGAGGCCTCTTCCAGCCTTACAGTTTGGCTCATGGACCTCATGGTCCATTATGACAGCTACAgtgccagctctcacatctgcatTCCAGGCATCAAGTCAAAGGGTGAGAAGAGAACTTGGGGCCGACCCATTGGCTAGAGCTTAGTGATATGGCTATGCCTAGCTGCAAGAGGGACAGAATAACTTTTAGGAGAGGCCGACATTTATCTGTCCCACCaagaaatttttttctccatCCCATCTAACATCCTAAGAACACAGTTGGAGAAGGATATTATGGGGCTTAGGCCATTTTAACACTCCAGAGTGGAGACTCTAGAAATTTTTTTTGCCCTCAGTAACCTTTGGCATTAGGGGTCGTCAGGTAGGTGATCTCCAGACTTCTTATGGACTGGACAGTGTGGTTCTGGGCTGGCTTCTGAAGACAGCTTTCTTCCATTCCCCCTCAAGCGTGTTTTGAGGATATTTAACCCTCTACTGTCCGTGTCCTGTGGACTAACCTCTACTAATCCAGTGCTCTTGTCTGTCTCTCCCCTAACCACCCCGTCCTGCCTGTCCTTGTCCCTGCCAACCCCCGTCCCCAGGCGGGCCAGGCTGTGCTGGCCTTCCAGAGGTACCAGATTGGCGCCGACTCGGCCCTCTTCTCCCAGGACTACATGGACCCCAGCCAGGACTCCAGCATGCCTTACGCCCCCTACGTGGAGCCCAGCGCCGGGCCAGAGCCCACCAGCATGGGCGGCACCTACCAGCAGCCGGCCAGCGCCTTCGAGCCCGAGCCCCAGGGCTACCAGTCACAGGGCTACTGAGCCACAGGGACCACCTGCCCCCCGCCTGCCCCTGAGCCACCCCAGCcgccccctgcctcctccctccacacCCAGCCCCCCTGCTCCCTCTCTGGCTGCCCTGCCCGGCACCTCCAGGTGGTTCCTCTGAGGTCCAGGGCCACTCGGGTGGGCGGGGTAGTGAGGTGCTGGGGGTGTCCACACGTGTGTGCAGGTGTGCAGCGCCCTGGGGGTTGCGTTCGTTCCTTGTCTGTGAGCcttcattgagcacctactgtatgtcaTGCCTGTGCTTGGCACGAGTGCTAAGACAGATGGTCCCCGGAGACGAGGAAGAGGGGATGTGGAGGAGGCCCTGCTCTTAACCAGAGGTAGGAATGGAGAGAATCTTCCACCTGGAGGATGCGGGGAAGGTTTGACTGCGGGGTGTGAGTACCGCAGGACACTGGGGGCTGTCATCTGCTAGGAGTGACACCCCCGCCCTGCTCGGAGTGTTGGGCCGTCTCCATTTTATGCTTGAGGAGACAGGCCTGGCGAGGTCAGGGTCACTCAGGCAGCCAGTGATAGAGGTGGGGCCACCACAGGCTGCCCGACTACAGAGCACCTTTTGTCCCCCAGGGTCCCCACCATCTCCCATCCCCGAGCCCGGGGCTCCGCCGCTCAGTGCTACAGTCCCTCTGGGAGGCCTTGGGGACCTCAGCCCATGAGACACCCTGATTCTGCTGCAAGCCAGGGGCCTGCTCTGCCCCGACTGTTCTGCCCAGCGGGACAGCCCTgcctccaggcccctctccccACATCCCGCTGGCCTCTCCCCTGGCTGCCTTCCCAGGCGAGAGAGCCGAGCAGGCCGGCCTGGCTCCCATGTACCACTCCGAGCTGGGTGCATCCTCCCAGGAGCTCCAGCAGGCCTTCACGGCCTCCCGACGGATTGACCACTGTCCCTGACTCTAGGAGTGGCGCGCTAAGTCCCTGCCTGGGGCTgggtggacaaggaggcctggaggggGGAGTGCCCGGCCTGAGATCACAGTGAgcgagtggcagagctgggcttgCTACCTGAGCAACTTCGCCCCAGCCAGCCGGCAGGTGCCCCCTTCCCTGCCCCTGTGACCTCCCAGGAAACAGAACTGCTCTGGGACACGGTGTCATCTTTCCTTCATCCGGGGTCAGCTGGGGGCCGAGGGGTGGGGACGGCCAAGCCAAGGCCTTCCAGAAGGCCTGCCAAGTGACTGGGCTCCCTGCGGGAAGACAGGGCTCTAGACCCAGCTCGGCCTACGCCTGGAAGCTGCTGCTGTGGGACAGACTGTCCCCAAGATGGGTGGCGAGAGCCCCTCGGGCATAGAAGTCCGGGGGAGGCCGCAGGCCAGGGGAGAGGGTGGCAGGTGTCCTCCGAGGCACGGGGAGGTTGAGGAGGGACTCTGGATAATGCAGGCTCTCCACTGAGCCTTATGGGGTGGGCAGGCCTTGAAGCAGGGAGACTGTGGGGATGAGGTCCAGCCGCCAGTGCCTCGGGGAATGGGGCAGCGGGATTGTGGGTTGGTACTGTGCTGGGTAgttcccaccaccaccccccacgaGAACCCTATGAAGCAGGTCATAGCCACTCACTTTCCTTTTGACTCAGCAGTGATGGGGCATTCGTGGCAGGAACACAAAGGGTGGGGTGTCTGCCCTCGAGGAGCTGACTGTCCTCAGAGATGAGCGTTAAACCGACCGCTGGACCCTGGGTCCCTTACGGGGGGCAGGTGCTGTGTGAGTACAGCTGTATGGACTGCAGGCCCCCACGGAGGGGCCCGGAGGACGGGCAGGTGTTAGCATGCCAGTGAGGGAAGGAGCGGGAATTTCCTTGGCAGAGAAGCAGCATCATTGCCCCCACTTAgcagaaggagaaactgaggctcagcacgCGAGTGAGTTGGCAGTGGAGCATGGATCAGGTCTGATCAAGTCCTCCCAGGGCGCAGCTGTGACGGGAGAGGACCCCAGACAGCTGGGTGACAGCTGCTTGTTGGGGACTTCAACTTTCCACATCTGGGAAAGGGGCTCCCCCAGGGTGGCCCAGGTCAGGACAGGCTGGGACTCTGGTATCCTCCAAGTTGAGCAGTGGAGCCTGCGCTAGACCAGAGGTTTGCAAAGCAGGTCAGGGTGCAGGTGGATGTGGTCTGTTTCTGGCAGAGAAAGTTTGGTGTCCACACAGGATGCTATGAGAAGTCCTCCGCCTTGTCCCCTCCCTGCCAATACCCTCCCTTGCTGGGGAGACCCCAGGGTGCTGCCTGTCTGTTCCCCAGGGCACTGACCAGCTGCTGGTGATGCTGGGTGAGAGAGCAAGGTACTGGGTATTTATTACAGAGTCTCCTGCCACCCCAGATTGGGAAGGTTTACCAGACCCCCTGCCAGGAGTGGGGGTGATGAATCATTTCACTCAGCATTCCCCACTAGTCCTGGGGTGCTGCCCAGGCAGGACCCCACCGTGGTCAGGCTGTGCCCTGGTGGGTGAGAAAGAGAGGGCCAGAGATGTGGAGCGCAGGACTTAATCGAGACCCAGGGCTCCTGACTCTCCTCCTCACTGGTTGGTGGGGAAGTCTTGCTACTTCTGTTGGCtgaggacaatcccctggaggccTCAAGCCTGGAGCCAGTGCTCACAGGTCAGTGACACCCCCTttccctccctgctgcccctcctctgcctcccccctGCTTCCAAgcctttccttggagaagggcaccCCTGCAGTCTGACCTCGCTGAGTTTGGACCCCCTCCTCCCATCGAGTACAAGAGAGGGCAAGGAAAACTGGGTTCCACACGAGTTTAGAGCTTCGAGGACCCTTATGGGGTGAAGTCCGGGCCAGGAAGACAGTGACTTGTCCACGGTTGAGCACAGAGCTAGAGGTTCTGGATCCAGGTCTCCAGCCTCTGATTGTGCAGTCACAGGTCATCTGCCCGGGTGTGGCTCCTGCCACTCCTGGGGGGGTAACTGTTGGGGCTAGCTCAGACGGTCCCAGCATCTTCTCCCCACTCCaaccttcccaggtgattcttgaTCTTCAAAGACTGTTGGGGGTCCCAGGCTTCCCCCATGTAACCAAGACCCCCTCCCCCATACTACCCCTTGGGAGCCCCCAATCTTGGCCCAAGACCCCTTTGATTCTCTATGGAGCACAAAGGGGGAGCACCCCTCCTAACAAGAGTTTGTGGGAGGATGAACGTGTCCACCCATCTCCTGGCGCTGCCTCTCAGTGTGACACTCCCCGTCCCCAGGTGCCCACAGCCCTTGTCTGGGTGCCCCCGCCTTGCCCGCAACGTAACTGCCTGTgtatagtataaatatatatattttctatatataagatgTATAATATAAGGCTCCAcaaatatatctgtgtgtgtgtgcgtgtgcgcagtGAATGGCAGTCCCCATCCTGGGCCCCCACTCTGGACTCCCCCACCACCTGGTTAAGTCTCTCAAGAGTGAATCCAGTGGCCCCGTGGCACCCTCCTCTATGACATCTGTCCATTTGTGGTGAACCAAGTGAAGGTGGTGACTTCTGGTGACATAGTAATAAAGTGAAGACTCAAAACCCACCAGCGGATGCAGAGCGTCATGGTGTTTTTTTGTCCTTCGTGAGTGTGGCTTGGCATTTCCCTATCGCCTCTGTCTCCCCTGACCTGGAACATGCTTTATTGTTCATTATTGTTTAGTTAAAATGTAAAATCATTACAGCTGAAGCCAGTACCCCCCAACTTGACttgtgtacatgcacacacaccccatcgCCACTCCGTAGCCTGGTCCCTTCTAGAGGCAGCCAAGATTAGGAGCGTGACCTCATTCCTTCCAGACCGTTCCCATGCGCTTATGCACACACATGTTTGCAGGACACCGTTTTTAAAGTTAGCTGCCCTGAGCTGTTTTAATACTTAAACAGATCCTGTAAAGTGCCAGACTCTGTACTCTTAGGAGTTCAACAGTGAACCAGGTAGACAGTCCCTGACCTCACAGAGGTGGCCTTCCAGCAGGGGAGATAGATGTTAAACCAACATGCAACCAAAAATCTCAACTGCGTGAGTGCTGAGCCCCTCTGAGCAGACGACCCTTAACCTGAAGCAGACCCCTGGGACATGGTGGGACTGGGCTCCAACCCTTTGGGTTTGGCTAGACCCTGGGCCTCACTGTAACAGCCTTTCCCTTCAGTCTTCAAGAAGATTTAtaaacgatgagatggttggatagcgttactaactcaatgaacatgagtttgagcaaactctgggagacagtgaaggacagggaagcctggtgggctacagtccatggggtcacagagagttggacacgaccgagcagctGAACGGCGGCAGTAGTCACGTCGTTCTCCGTTTGCACTTTCTGTCCTTGAATCTTGATTCGGGTGTTCCCTCCACCCTGCAGTGACCAAAGCACTTACCACATATGTTACCTGTCAAAAGACTTCAAAAACTGACAACGAAGGACTCAGATCTGCCATCTGGGGTGGGAGTTGGGGAGTGATTCAAGAGACTGTCTTGGGTCAAGAAGGTGGGTCCCCAAAAGGGCTGAACGGGACATCCTAGTGGAGACTGCCAGCCTTCCAAGATGACCAGCCCTCCACACTGATGTGGGTTTTCAAAAAGTCATCATATGATGGCCATTCACTGGACTGGAGGGAAGTCTGTAAAAGCCTGAAAGGCTTGTCACAGAGTCAGGACAACTGGGGGAAATgcgaaaatgctttaaaaaaatattactagTTTTGAGAATCAGGGCCACTATATAATTTTCAAAGCCCAGTTCAAAATTAAATGCACAGCCTCTTTGAAAAGCAATAaaagggacgtccctggtggtccagtggctaagactatgcactcccagtgcaggaggtctgggttcaatccccagtcagggaactagatcccacatgctgcaactaagagccagcacagccaaaaaaaagcaataaaaaaccaGTACAGTTAAAGGTACTAGAATATAaagatttttcctttcaaaatattttattacttatacGTAAGAGGTGATAGTGATACATGAGAAACACTATAAACCTAAAATTGCAAAGCAGATTTTCATTGtcataaatttatataatacaaTACACCTTGTTAATATGATATCTAATTATTAAACTTTTTTGACTCACTTTTTTGCAAATTCATTTACCAAAACACATACTTTTGCTAGTATCATTTCAATTGAAATAATGGAAAGCTATGACAGTCATTCCTGGCCAATTCAAGATCACaatttgttataatttttaattttgagaaggACCTTTCTGCTGCTGCAACTGTTGCTGGAGTTGTTAAGAATATTTCATAGGCTGTCACATTAGGAGAAATTTCTAGTAAACTTTCAAAACATACGTTGAAGCGCATCTACACATAATGATTCTTGTGGAACCATTTTCTGAAAAGATTTAACTCTTCATGCAAATCAATTGCATGTAAGTCTGACTTGTAATTTTGAATGTAAATTTATACAGTGACATTTTAATGTTTTCCCCAACATTTTGTGTAACTTATGGAAGTTGTATAAGAAACAGAGTGACTTCATgatttgtatataattttaataacttGTTTATACATTAGCTTGCTCTACCTTCAGTTAcaaggaaaaattaattttaaaaatgccttcCTTACTAATAATGCAACTTCACTTGAAAATGGAATTCCTCTCTCTAGAAGATGGTCTgtaaatttaatttctatttctaagCCTGTGAATACTTGCAATGCTGCAGCAGTTTTCAAAATGAGAGGTTCAAGCTCTGAAGAATTCTAATGACTCCCTGACATGCTTTATAGCAACATCCACGTGTATGCTTTGGTTTTGTAATAATTTACTGACAGTTTACTGCAAGAGTCCTGGCAGTTCTTTCGCAGACTTGGGCTGCAGCGTTTATATTTCTGTAGATGCTACAGGATCCTCTTCCATGTGGGGTCCCTTCTCATCACAGCCTCGATGGACCGCAGCCATCTTCTACTGCTGCCAGTCTGGGCACAGATCCTGGCCCCTTGCAGCCCCACAGTGTCTCAGATTGCCCAGCCATGTGGGTGCACGCCCAGTGGCCAGGCCAACTGCTCCTCACCCAGACTGCCCACTGCCCGCCGTTCTTGTTGGCCAGAGCCTGCTTGCTGCCACCTGCTGTATCTTCCCTGCTCACACACATGCTTTGTCATCCCATTGGATTTCTCTTACAAAACAAGCTCAAGGAGAAACttgttaagaatttcaagatgccACATGCAGACAGTAAACCGAAAACTGGATCCCTTCTGAGAGCAGGCCCTTGTGTGACTGCACTGGTCACATGCCCGTGAGTTCAGTGCCCTCTCTACTTCCCCTTTACCCGATTCTGAatctatttatttctggctgtgctgggtctttggtgcTGCGTACAGGCTTCCTCTGATCGTGGCAGGCGAGGGCTAGCCTTTGTTGTGGTGTGGAGGCTCCcaactgtggtggcttctcttgtcgcggaGCGTAGGCTctagggctcagtagctgtggtgccagGCTTAGtggctccacggcatgtggaatcttcccagatcagggatcgaacctgtgtcccttgagttggcaggtggattcttatccactgcaccaccagggaagtccaattctgaatctttttttttttccctccttttagtCTCCTTGTCAGGTAGATAGCTACACTGACTGGGCCTGTAATATTGTGCTGTAATAAGAAACATACTTAGTCTTCATCCAATCCGAGTTCCTGAccagcacagagctcctaaaatcctTGAAATTTCTGAATGATCTGGCTAAGAGAATTGTCTTTTATGTTCATAATAAGCCCCTTTTAACCACACCTGAGCAGATGTTCATGAGGTGACTTAGAAAGCCCCTAAGGATGGGGGATTGTTTCCAGGGGTATCAACCCTGTGATTAAAGGGTTGGAACTTTTAGCCCTACCCACTGACttctggagagaggggaggggctaCAGATTGAGTTCAATCACCCATGGCCGATGAGTCAATCAATTATGCCTATGTATTGACACCATAAAAATCTTAACCTAAAGGGCTTCTGAGAGCTTCTAGGTCAGTGCTGGGTAGATGGCAGACCCAGAGATAGTGTGGAAGTCCTGCAACCCCTTCCACATGCCTTGCCTTCtgtgtctcttccatctggctgttcctgaaaGGCATCCTTTTATGATAAATAGGCAGTAATAAGTAAAGCACTATCTggagttctgtgagccattctagcAAAGTATTGAACCCGAGGAGGAGACCATGGGAACCACTGATTTATATCCAGTAGCTCAGGAGTATTTTCTGAAGTTAGGGCAGTCCCTGAAACTGATCTAACTTGAGGGATGGGACCCTAACTCCAGGTGCATAGTGTTATAACCaaataggggacttccctgttggctcagtggcaaagaatccacctgccactgcaggagacacgagttcgatccccggtccaggaagatcccacataccttggagtagctaagcctgtgctctagagcctgggaagcacaactgttgagcccatgtgccacaactcccGAAGCCCAAGCCCCCTAGAGCCCGtactcagcaacaagagaagccaccacaatgagaagcctgtgccctgcaacgaAGAATAgctcccactcgctgcaactggagaaaacgcCTGCGCAGCAACAATGACCCAGcagagccagaaataaataaataaataaaattatttaaaaacaaaaaaccaaataaGGTTTGGTTAGGACACTCAGCTGGTGTCAGAGAATTGGTCGGTGTGGGAAACCCACATACCTTTGTTGTCAGAACTGGGAGTAGAAGTATAGAAGAAAATTGTTTTTCCCTTTAGGGCCAGCTCTATGGTAGGCACTTCGTAGTGTCTATTTCACTTCTTTTACACCTGTGGATAGAGGCACTAAGCTTATTCCATTCTGCCGAGGAGGAGCTGGGCTCCGCTAGGGTCACGCTGAGGCAGAGCCTGAAGTACTATAGGGCCCCACCTGCAAAACCCATGCTCTTAGGCATTTTGCTGCCTTTTGttgaaatatttgtatatatttccaGTAATTCACAGATCCTTAAAGGCTTTTATGCAGCAATTCCCCCGGCTCTGAATGTTTCTGAATCAGCAAAGGCTTTGGCTTTGGTAAGCCATCCACCCTCCTCTGGATTCACCCATCTCTGCTGTCTTCCCAAGCCTGTCCCAATTACATGTCCTAGAAAATGCTACTTCAAATGCTGGAAAAActtcaacaaaaccaaaagccttTTCCTCAAGCTTTTTCCAAATCCACAggctttttaaaagtcacatcAGTTGGGCCACTGGCATCGGCTGAGCCCTAGCTGTCAACATGGCAGATGCCCAGTCCATCCTTGGCCTTCTCCATCCACACTCGCTTACTGGGTGAACCCACCTGGTCTTATGGCTTTAAACATCCACtgtaggaattccctggtggtcca includes these proteins:
- the SYNGR1 gene encoding synaptogyrin-1 isoform X2: MDFRIRSLGLKPALPRPSCVFSIVVFGSIVNEGYLNSPLESEEFCIYNRNPNACGYGVTVGVLAFLTCLLYLALDVYFPQISSVKDRKKAVLSDIGVSAFWAFLWFVGFCFLANQWQVSEPKDNPLNEGTDAARAAIAFSFFSIFTWAGQAVLAFQRYQIGADSALFSQDYMDPSQDSSMPYAPYVEPSAGPEPTSMGGTYQQPASAFEPEPQGYQSQGY
- the SYNGR1 gene encoding synaptogyrin-1 isoform X3, whose protein sequence is MGPPFPHLSDGNRRQVGLVFSIVVFGSIVNEGYLNSPLESEEFCIYNRNPNACGYGVTVGVLAFLTCLLYLALDVYFPQISSVKDRKKAVLSDIGVSAFWAFLWFVGFCFLANQWQVSEPKDNPLNEGTDAARAAIAFSFFSIFTWAGQAVLAFQRYQIGADSALFSQDYMDPSQDSSMPYAPYVEPSAGPEPTSMGGTYQQPASAFEPEPQGYQSQGY
- the SYNGR1 gene encoding synaptogyrin-1 isoform X1 yields the protein MEGGAYGAGKAGGAFDPYTLVRQPHTILRVVSWVFSIVVFGSIVNEGYLNSPLESEEFCIYNRNPNACGYGVTVGVLAFLTCLLYLALDVYFPQISSVKDRKKAVLSDIGVSAFWAFLWFVGFCFLANQWQVSEPKDNPLNEGTDAARAAIAFSFFSIFTWAGQAVLAFQRYQIGADSALFSQDYMDPSQDSSMPYAPYVEPSAGPEPTSMGGTYQQPASAFEPEPQGYQSQGY